Proteins encoded in a region of the Enterococcus gilvus ATCC BAA-350 genome:
- a CDS encoding zinc ribbon domain-containing protein yields MERKQYVCEKCGGQHYLSDQFQATGGNFAKIFDVQNKKFITISCKTCGFTELYRGETSDGWNILDFLMGGG; encoded by the coding sequence ATGGAAAGAAAACAATATGTTTGTGAGAAGTGTGGGGGGCAGCATTATTTGTCCGATCAGTTCCAAGCAACGGGTGGGAATTTTGCGAAGATTTTTGATGTCCAAAATAAAAAGTTTATTACGATCAGTTGTAAAACATGTGGATTTACAGAGCTTTATCGTGGGGAAACGTCAGATGGCTGGAACATCCTCGATTTCTTGATGGGTGGAGGCTAA
- a CDS encoding putative DNA modification/repair radical SAM protein has product MELERKIEILAESAKYDVSCSSSGVENNTRSGTVGSTAVSGICHSFTPDGRCVSLLKLLFTNACIFDCHYCINRKSNAIPRATFTPQEVADLTMDFYMRNYIEGLFLSSAIIKNADYTCELLIKTLKILREEKGFRGYIHVKAIPGADEKLIEQLGFLADRMSVNVELPSRESLKLLAPDKDPFDLYKPMKQITTVKKEQEFLPAVRRGPSFVPAGQSTQMIIGASPESDRSIVKISENLYQKYQLKRVYYSAYIPVNQDNLLPAVTTEPPLLREHRLYQADWLLRYYKFTADEILSEDKPNFNLYLDPKANWAVQNYQRFPVDVQTATYDDLLRVPGIGPKSAQNIVKARKYYRLHLTDLKKLGIVIKRAQYFIACNHETPAGLIKDPEWIIASLISSKQYNVLKKQNTQSTSEQLSLFDVERFEHAKSR; this is encoded by the coding sequence ATGGAACTGGAAAGAAAAATAGAAATTTTAGCGGAGTCTGCGAAATATGATGTTTCTTGTTCCAGCAGCGGCGTGGAGAACAATACCCGATCAGGAACAGTCGGCAGTACGGCGGTATCCGGGATCTGCCATTCCTTTACCCCCGACGGCCGATGCGTCTCGTTATTAAAATTATTATTTACGAACGCGTGTATTTTTGACTGTCACTACTGCATCAATCGTAAATCCAATGCGATTCCGCGGGCGACGTTCACCCCGCAGGAAGTGGCGGATCTAACGATGGATTTTTATATGCGCAATTATATCGAGGGCTTGTTTTTAAGTTCAGCGATCATTAAGAATGCGGACTATACGTGCGAGCTTTTGATCAAGACCTTGAAAATTTTGCGTGAAGAAAAAGGCTTTCGCGGCTACATCCATGTCAAGGCGATACCTGGCGCGGATGAAAAATTGATCGAGCAACTGGGCTTTCTGGCGGATCGGATGAGCGTCAATGTTGAACTGCCTTCCCGCGAGAGCTTGAAGTTACTGGCGCCGGACAAAGACCCGTTTGACTTATATAAACCAATGAAGCAAATCACGACAGTAAAAAAAGAACAGGAATTTTTGCCAGCGGTTCGACGCGGCCCAAGCTTTGTCCCCGCCGGTCAGTCTACGCAGATGATCATCGGGGCTAGCCCTGAGAGTGACCGTTCGATCGTGAAAATCTCAGAGAATTTGTATCAGAAGTATCAATTGAAACGGGTCTATTATTCGGCGTATATCCCAGTCAATCAGGACAATTTATTGCCTGCTGTGACGACAGAGCCGCCATTGCTGCGGGAGCATCGCTTGTATCAGGCAGACTGGCTGCTTCGCTACTACAAATTCACAGCGGATGAGATTCTGTCAGAAGACAAGCCGAACTTTAATCTTTACCTTGATCCGAAAGCCAATTGGGCGGTCCAAAACTATCAGCGCTTCCCCGTAGATGTCCAGACCGCCACCTATGATGATTTACTGAGGGTCCCCGGGATCGGTCCGAAAAGCGCGCAAAATATCGTCAAAGCACGAAAGTATTATCGGCTGCATCTGACGGATTTAAAAAAACTAGGCATCGTGATCAAACGGGCACAGTATTTTATCGCCTGCAACCATGAGACACCTGCCGGTTTGATCAAGGACCCTGAGTGGATCATCGCTTCGTTGATTTCTTCAAAGCAATACAATGTACTGAAAAAACAAAACACACAATCCACGAGTGAACAACTGTCGCTCTTTGATGTGGAGCGGTTTGAACATGCGAAAAGTAGGTGA
- a CDS encoding TIGR03915 family putative DNA repair protein gives MRESAEHWEYDGSFLGFMTIVDRSFREKQFPAVILSPETAVESLFLTEWVETDPIRGEKIYRRLRQRVRPENFLFIQNGFYATLEGKERYLLDAIEISLQTKDLLENHLGHPSILALRKSIRTLLGENHALTGFVRFEYVGEVLFSKIAPKHYVMPYLCPHFAERYPQEKIMIYDETHEVLGIIDHGSIHLMENTTCPELSEAGDEQAIQHQWKTFLQAVTIEERANYRAQRNHLPLRFRGNMTEFKT, from the coding sequence ATGCGCGAGTCGGCAGAACATTGGGAATATGATGGCAGCTTTCTTGGATTTATGACGATCGTGGATCGTAGTTTTCGTGAGAAGCAGTTTCCGGCAGTGATTTTATCGCCGGAGACCGCGGTGGAAAGTTTATTTTTAACGGAATGGGTGGAAACAGATCCGATTCGTGGCGAGAAAATTTACCGTCGTTTGCGGCAGCGAGTGAGACCGGAAAATTTTTTGTTCATTCAAAATGGGTTTTATGCCACGCTTGAAGGCAAAGAACGTTATTTATTGGATGCCATCGAAATTTCGTTGCAAACCAAAGACCTATTGGAAAATCATTTGGGGCATCCATCCATCTTGGCATTGCGGAAAAGCATTCGAACACTGCTAGGAGAAAACCATGCCTTGACCGGCTTTGTTCGCTTTGAATACGTCGGTGAGGTGCTATTTAGTAAAATCGCCCCGAAGCACTATGTGATGCCGTACCTTTGCCCCCACTTTGCGGAACGTTATCCGCAGGAAAAGATCATGATCTACGACGAGACCCATGAAGTTTTAGGGATCATCGATCATGGCAGTATCCACCTCATGGAAAATACCACCTGTCCAGAACTTTCTGAAGCAGGCGACGAACAGGCCATTCAACACCAATGGAAGACATTCTTACAGGCGGTCACGATTGAGGAGCGGGCAAATTACAGAGCCCAACGAAATCATTTGCCGTTGCGGTTCCGCGGGAATATGACAGAATTTAAAACATAG
- a CDS encoding C39 family peptidase, with product MKKRVLLVCLVTLSAFAAPAVIQAEDAAQTSVSEIPSAPSKSDTSESAIQPAEGESTVQSAPASQEPETAAETQTAVVNGEVVEVEPPHKDGQDEANATQAPKEELREGNARSFRAAAASVPMYRLYNPNSGEHFYTKTTSERDHLRSVGWRYEGIGWQAPTGGNPVYRLYNPNAGDHHYTLLASERDHLKKVGWRDEGISWYSPSSGIPLYRLYNPNARSGAHHYTPITSERDNLKRAGWRDEGIAWYAVSGGEQSHEDYRLLGVKNYNQYALGAPSGCEGASLLQALQYKGKLGGWSLRSFLNTIPKSPNGNPNNGFVGSPFVENSYTYSAIYPAPLTSWGQKYGNVQNISGSSMNTLINEVKNGNPVVAWVTINFQPIRWGNWNFGVAANNNHAVTLDGYNKAGNQVHVSDPISGSYWVNRTTFENIYNARKYAVVVR from the coding sequence ATGAAAAAGCGTGTATTACTGGTTTGTTTGGTTACCTTATCAGCCTTTGCCGCACCAGCGGTCATCCAAGCTGAAGATGCTGCGCAAACGAGCGTATCGGAAATACCTTCTGCACCAAGTAAGAGTGACACTTCCGAAAGCGCTATCCAACCGGCTGAAGGGGAAAGCACTGTGCAGAGCGCACCAGCGTCTCAAGAGCCAGAGACAGCTGCGGAAACTCAGACCGCCGTGGTCAACGGGGAAGTCGTGGAAGTGGAGCCGCCGCATAAAGACGGACAAGATGAAGCGAATGCGACGCAAGCGCCGAAGGAGGAGCTGCGAGAAGGCAATGCCCGGTCTTTCCGCGCCGCTGCGGCATCGGTTCCCATGTACCGTCTGTACAATCCAAATAGCGGGGAGCATTTTTACACGAAGACAACCAGTGAACGGGACCATTTGCGTTCTGTGGGCTGGCGGTATGAAGGGATCGGCTGGCAAGCGCCGACTGGCGGAAATCCCGTGTATCGACTCTACAATCCAAACGCTGGAGACCATCACTACACCTTGCTCGCCAGCGAACGAGATCATTTGAAAAAAGTAGGTTGGCGTGACGAGGGGATCTCTTGGTATTCACCAAGTTCAGGGATTCCATTGTATCGGTTGTACAATCCAAATGCGCGATCAGGAGCGCATCATTATACCCCCATCACTTCAGAGCGGGACAATCTAAAACGAGCGGGTTGGCGTGACGAAGGAATTGCTTGGTACGCGGTCAGCGGCGGTGAACAAAGTCATGAAGACTATCGTTTATTGGGTGTGAAGAATTACAATCAATATGCCCTGGGAGCACCCAGCGGCTGTGAAGGCGCGTCCTTGCTTCAAGCTTTGCAATACAAAGGCAAGCTAGGCGGCTGGAGCCTGCGTTCGTTTTTGAACACGATCCCGAAATCACCGAATGGGAATCCGAACAACGGTTTTGTAGGATCTCCGTTTGTTGAAAATTCCTATACGTATTCAGCGATCTATCCAGCACCGTTAACGAGCTGGGGACAAAAATATGGAAACGTCCAAAACATTTCAGGCAGTTCAATGAATACATTGATCAACGAAGTCAAAAATGGCAATCCCGTAGTGGCGTGGGTGACGATCAACTTCCAACCGATCCGTTGGGGGAATTGGAACTTCGGTGTCGCTGCCAACAACAACCATGCAGTTACGCTAGACGGCTACAACAAGGCGGGCAACCAAGTCCATGTGTCCGATCCGATCAGCGGCTCTTACTGGGTGAACCGCACGACCTTCGAAAACATCTACAATGCAAGAAAATACGCAGTAGTGGTTCGATAA
- a CDS encoding glycosyltransferase family 2 protein, which produces MAIDTGYPVLSAVLNVLLFILVSYPVLGAFVWLIEVIFYRVLFRHKKTTFEEIPVSEEPFVTIMVPAHNEEVVIEETLTYLLNELNYHNYEVLVTDDGSTDQTPEILARLQKNYSRLRVLRIEKNKGKAYAFNIGVGFAKGEYILSNDADTIPEADALWKYMNYFMTEADQNVAAVTGNMDVQNRSKIIEKAQTVEFSSIVGVIKRGQLGTLGTMYAYSGANTMYRKDALIDVGLFRQDRATEDISIAWDQQLNGWIPTFAPDIMFFMGVPNTLKMLYRQRKRWAKGGTEVWLTNMKKVPLHPIKYFEQFLLFIDQTFSIFWSLYYWVFLAAFLGTMLHAFVLGDYDRIFHMLALSFIFVNFEMLAGFMQVAAALIIDDSGRKLKYLIFAPFYMLIYWMMNVLTIATTFIPAIKTILGFGTGTWVSPTRVSISKE; this is translated from the coding sequence ATGGCGATTGATACAGGGTACCCCGTTTTAAGTGCAGTGTTGAATGTCCTGTTGTTTATTTTAGTCAGTTACCCTGTTCTCGGCGCTTTTGTTTGGCTGATCGAAGTCATTTTTTATCGAGTGCTTTTTCGTCATAAAAAGACGACGTTCGAAGAGATTCCCGTTTCAGAGGAACCCTTTGTTACGATCATGGTGCCTGCGCACAATGAAGAAGTGGTGATCGAGGAGACGCTAACGTATTTATTGAATGAACTGAACTACCACAATTATGAAGTGCTCGTGACAGACGACGGATCGACCGATCAGACACCTGAGATATTGGCGCGTCTGCAAAAAAACTATTCTCGGTTGCGGGTTCTGAGAATCGAGAAAAACAAAGGCAAAGCCTATGCCTTCAACATCGGAGTAGGTTTTGCGAAGGGCGAATACATATTAAGCAACGATGCTGACACGATCCCAGAGGCGGATGCACTTTGGAAATACATGAATTATTTCATGACCGAGGCAGATCAAAACGTGGCGGCTGTAACAGGTAATATGGATGTTCAAAATCGCTCGAAGATCATTGAAAAGGCGCAGACAGTTGAATTTTCCAGCATCGTCGGAGTGATCAAACGCGGGCAGCTCGGTACATTGGGAACGATGTATGCCTATAGCGGTGCGAACACGATGTACCGGAAAGATGCGTTGATCGATGTCGGCCTGTTTCGCCAAGACCGGGCAACAGAGGATATCAGTATTGCGTGGGATCAACAATTAAACGGTTGGATTCCGACCTTTGCACCAGATATCATGTTTTTCATGGGGGTGCCCAACACCTTGAAGATGCTCTATCGACAACGGAAACGTTGGGCAAAAGGCGGTACAGAAGTGTGGTTGACAAACATGAAGAAAGTGCCGCTGCATCCCATCAAATATTTTGAACAGTTTTTACTGTTCATCGACCAAACCTTCAGTATTTTTTGGAGTTTGTATTACTGGGTATTTTTAGCCGCCTTTCTAGGAACGATGCTCCATGCGTTTGTCCTGGGAGACTACGATCGAATCTTCCATATGCTGGCGCTGTCCTTTATCTTTGTGAATTTTGAGATGCTGGCAGGGTTCATGCAAGTGGCCGCAGCACTGATCATTGATGACAGTGGGCGAAAATTGAAATACCTGATTTTTGCGCCATTCTATATGTTGATCTATTGGATGATGAATGTGCTGACGATCGCGACGACATTTATCCCGGCTATCAAAACAATTTTAGGATTCGGCACAGGGACGTGGGTCAGCCCGACCCGTGTTTCGATCAGTAAGGAATAA